From Arachis stenosperma cultivar V10309 chromosome 2, arast.V10309.gnm1.PFL2, whole genome shotgun sequence, one genomic window encodes:
- the LOC130961699 gene encoding uncharacterized protein LOC130961699 has protein sequence MGSLESGIPLKKGSLFGNNQANSRKEKHPLFLRFRSSFSRLLFKKFDYVQWICTVVVFLCLVVVFQMFLPGSVVENSEDNLMRDVKNLHHNHKDLDNFALDIVGDDAVFVPKILERFRRGGGDGREMNLLNQTVRHFGWRKPQLALVFGELLVDSQQLLMVTIGAALVEIGYEIQVFSLKDGPARFAWINLRVPVTVIQKCDKSYNAMDWLNFNGIIVSSLEAKYAFSCFLQEPFKSLPLLWVVHENALAYRSRQYVANGQTELLNDWSRVFNRSTVVVFPNYVLPMIYSTFDAGNFYVIPGSPAESIDADAYMSLQKDDLRIKLGYGSEDVIIAIVGSQLMYKGMWLGHAIVLEALLPLLSDIPLSKDNSSAQLRIIVHSMELSSNYSVALETMASSLKYPRGIIEYIAGDSNVDSVLGTSDVVIYGSFLEEQSFPEILVKAMCFEKPIIAPDIPMIRKYVDDRVNGYLFPLDNSKVLRQIMLEVISKGKVSPMARNIASIGRRAGKNLMVSEAIEGYATLLQNILRLPSEVAPPKAFSEISPSVKEQWQWHLFEALPNLTYQNRTLISNTFLDRYEEQWNHSQKNRSISAVAANDLFVYSIWEEERNMQMALMKKRREDEELKDRTEQSHGTWEDVYKSAKKADRLKNDLHEREEGELERTGQPLCIYEPYFGEGSWPFLHKKSLYRGVGLSKGRRPGKDDIEAPSRLPLLNNGYYRDILGEHGAFFAIANRIDRIHKNAWIGFQSWRATARKASLSKTAENALLDAIQSKRYGDALYFWVRMDTDLRNPLKKDFWSFCDAINAGNCKFTFSEAMRQMYGLKDDMESLPPMPEDGDTWSVMHSWALPTRSFLEFVMFSRMFVDALDSQMYDEHHLTGRCPLSLSKDKHCYSRLLELLVNVWAYHSARRMVFMNPETGQMLEQHKFKSRRGQMWIKWFSYSTLKSMDEDLAELSESEDPSRHWLWPSTGEVFWQGVLERERNLRHKEKEKRKQKSIEKLNRMRRRKRQQVIGKYVKPPPEWEEENSNSTMLGVEAT, from the exons ATGGGTTCTTTAGAATCCGGAATCCCATTGAAGAAAGGGAGCTTGTTCGGTAACAATCAAGCAAACAGTAGAAAAGAGAAGCACCCTTTATTCTTGAGGTTCAGATCGAGCTTCTCAAGGTTGCTTTTCAAGAAGTTTGATTACGTGCAATGGATTTGCACAGTGGTGGTGTTTCTGTGCCTTGTGGTTGTGTTTCAGATGTTCCTTCCTGGCTCTGTGGTGGAAAACTCAGAGGACAATTTGATGAGGGATGTGAAGAATCTGCATCACAATCATAAGGACTTAGATAATTTTGCATTGGACATTGTTGGAGATGATGCTGTTTTTGTGCCAAAGATTTTGGAGAGGTTTAGAAGAGGTGGTGGTGATGGTAGGGAAATGAATCTGCTCAACCAAACGGTGCGGCATTTCGGGTGGCGAAAGCCACAGCTGGCACTG GTCTTTGGAGAACTATTGGTGGATTCACAGCAATTGCTTATGGTAACAATTGGAGCTGCTTTAGTGGAGATTGGTTATGAAATTCAG GTATTTTCACTTAAAGATGGACCAGCACGCTTTGCATGGATAAATTTAAGAGTTCCAGTTACTGTCATTCAAAAATGTGACAAGTCATATAATGCTATGGACTGGCTAAA CTTTAATGGCATAATTGTGAGCTCTCTTGAAGCCAAGTATGCCTTTTCTTG TTTTTTGCAGGAGCCTTTCAAGTCGTTGCCTCTTTTATGGGTTGTTCATGAAAATGCACTTGCTTATCGGTCAAGGCAATATGTTGCCAATGGGCAAACTGAACTATTGAATGATTGGAGCAGAGTTTTCAACCGGTCAACAGTTGTTGTCTTCCCAAACTATGTCTTGCCG ATGATTTACTCCACATTTGATGCTgggaatttttatgtcattccCGGTTCACCCGCCGAATCAATAGACGCAGATGCATATATGTCCTTGCAGAAAGATGACTTGCGCATCAAGTTGGGTTATGGCTCAGAAGATGTAATTATTGCAATTGTGGGGAGTCAATTGATGTACAAGGGCATGTGGTTGGGGCATGCCATTGTTTTGGAGGCTTTATTACCTCTTCTTTCGGATATTCCTTTAAGCAAAGATAATTCAAGTGCGCAACTACGGATCATCGTTCATAGCATGGAGTTATCAAGCAACTACAGTGTGGCGCTCGAG aCCATGGCAAGTAGCTTGAAATATCCAAGAGGCATTATAGAGTACATAGCCGGAGATTCAAATGTTGATTCTGTTCTTGGCACTTCGGATGTTGTTATATATGGTTCTTTCCTTGAAGAGCAGTCTTTTCCAGAGATTTTAGTAAAAGCCATGTGCTTTGAGAAACCAATTATCGCTCCTGATATTCCGATGATCAGAAAATAT GTTGATGACAGGGTAAATGGCTATCTTTTCCCTCTGGATAATAGTAAAGTTCTGAGACAAATTATGCTGGAAGTGATCTCGAAAGGGAAAGTATCACCGATGGCTCGTAACATTGCCTCAATTGGAAGAAGGGCAGGAAAGAACCTTATGGTCTCAGAAGCTATTGAGGGATATGCAACTTTACTTCAGAATATTCTCCGGCTTCCGTCAGAGGTTGCTCCTCCTAAGGCCTTTTCGGAAATATCCCCCAGTGTTAAAGAACAATGGCAGTGGCATTTATTTGAGGCACTTCCAAATTTGACTTACCAAAACAGGACATTAATAAGTAACACGTTTTTAGATAGATACGAGGAGCAGTGGAATCATTCTCAAAAAAATAGATCCATTAGTGCAGTTGCAGCTAATGATTTGTTTGTATATAGCATatgggaagaagaaaggaatatgCAGATGGCCCTtatgaaaaaaagaagagaggatGAAGAG CTGAAGGATAGAACAGAACAGTCACACGGGACATGGGAGGATGTATATAAAAGTGCTAAGAAGGCTGATAGATTGAAGAATGATTTGCATGAAAGGGAAGAAGGAGAGCTCGAGCGGACAGGACAACCGTTATGCATTTACGAACCTTATTTTGGCGAAGGATCCTGGCCTTTTCTGCATAAAAAATCTCTCTATCGAGGAGTTGGCCTG TCTAAAGGCCGAAGACCCGGTAAAGATGATATCGAAGCACCATCTCGACTTCCGCTACTTAATAATGGTTACTATCGAGACATACTTGGTGAACATGGAGCCTTCTTTGCAATTGCAAACAGGATTGATCGAATACACAAAAATGCTTGGATTGGATTTCAGTCTTGGAGAGCAACTGCAAGGAAG GCATCATTGTCCAAAACTGCTGAAAATGCATTATTGGATGCTATCCAATCCAAAAGGTATGGAGATGCACTATATTTCTGGGTACGCATGGATACAGATCTGCGAAACCCTTTGAAGAAGGACTTTTGGTCATTCTGTGATGCCATTAATGCAGGAAATTGCAA GTTCACCTTCTCGGAAGCCATGAGGCAAATGTATGGGTTAAAAGACGATATGGAGTCTCTGCCGCCGATGCCCGAAGATGGTGACACCTGGTCTGTCATGCACAGCTGGGCTTTACCTACAAGATCTTTTCTAGAATTTGTCATGTTCTCTAG AATGTTTGTTGATGCATTGGATTCACAGATGTATGATGAGCACCATTTGACCGGACGGTGTCCTTTGAGTTTGTCGAAA GACAAGCATTGTTATTCTCGGCTTCTCGAGCTACTCGTGAATGTCTGGGCTTACCATAGTGCACGAAGGATGGTATTCATGAACCCAGAAACCGGTCAAATGCTGGAACAGCACAAGTTCAAGAGCCGTAGAGGTCAAATGTGGATCAAATGGTTCTCATACAGCACACTCAAGAGCATGGATGAGGACCTAGCCGAGTTATCGGAGTCCGAGGACCCAAGCAGGCATTGGTTGTGGCCGTCTACAGGCGAAGTATTCTGGCAAGGCGTACTAGAGAGGGAGCGAAACTTGCGGCACAAGGAGAAGGAAAAGAGGAAGCAGAAGAGCATAGAAAAACTAAACAGAATGAGGCGGCGGAAACGGCAACAAGTAATCGGAAAATATGTTAAGCCGCCACCGGAATGGGAGGAGGAGAACTCTAATTCAACTATGCTTGGAGTAGAAGCAACATGA
- the LOC130961867 gene encoding hevamine-A-like isoform X2 encodes MENKPSHFSALLFLLISLVLFSTANCGIVTYWGQGIQDEGHCNTVPNCPKVGKGIKHCHKKKVKVLLSIGGAKGGYGLSSAADANQLADYLWNNFLGGHSSSRPFGDAILDGIDFDIEGNSEHPENYAVLARKLREYMDKNTWKKFYLSAAPQCPFPDHNQNPALSKVHFDLVFIQFYNNPDCQVGSKASSHFRRSWNKWTKTIKAHKFYVGLLATPDAGTGYVTPKTVLNEVLPFVKKSPKYGGVMLWNRGLDKKSGFSAKIHDSVNK; translated from the exons ATGGAGAATAAACCATCACACTTTTCAGCTCTCTTATTCCTTCTAATTTCCCTTGTGTTATTTTCCACTGCAAATTGTGGCATTGTTACTTATTGGGGCCAAGGTATCCAAGATGAAG GTCACTGTAACACTGTTCCTAATTGCCCAAAAGTTGGCAAAGGCATAAAACATTGCCATAAGAAAAAGGTCAAAGTCTTGCTCTCAATTGGAGGTGCTAAAGGAGGCTATGGATTATCATCTGCTGCTGATGCCAACCAATTAGCAGATTACTTATGGAATAACTTCTTGGGGGGACACTCAAGTTCAAG GCCATTTGGTGATGCTATATTGGATGGAATTGACTTTGACATAGAAGGTAATAGTGAACACCCAGAAAACTATGCAGTGCTAGCTAGGAAGCTAAGAGAATACATGGACAAGAACACATGGAAAAAGTTCTACCTAAGTGCTGCACCACAATGTCCATTCCCTGATCATAACCAAAATCCAGCACTCTCCAAAGTTCATTTCGACCTTGTCTTCATTCAGTTCTACAACAACCCTGATTGCCAAGTTGGCTCAAAGGCCTCAAGCCACTTCCGAAGAAGCTGGAATAAGTGGACTAAAACCATAAAAGCTCACAAGTTCTATGTTGGCCTCCTCGCCACGCCGGATGCTGGCACCGGTTACGTGACGCCGAAGACCGTCTTAAATGAAGTTTTGCCTTTTGTCAAGAAATCGCCCAAGTATGGAGGAGTCATGCTGTGGAATAGAGGACTGGACAAAAAAAGTGGATTTAGTGCCAAAATACATGATAgtgttaataaataa
- the LOC130961867 gene encoding basic endochitinase-like isoform X1, whose translation MENKPSHFSALLFLLISLVLFSTANCGIVTYWGQGIQDEGTLTEACNSGLYETVIIAFLSEFGNSKSPKLNLAGHCNTVPNCPKVGKGIKHCHKKKVKVLLSIGGAKGGYGLSSAADANQLADYLWNNFLGGHSSSRPFGDAILDGIDFDIEGNSEHPENYAVLARKLREYMDKNTWKKFYLSAAPQCPFPDHNQNPALSKVHFDLVFIQFYNNPDCQVGSKASSHFRRSWNKWTKTIKAHKFYVGLLATPDAGTGYVTPKTVLNEVLPFVKKSPKYGGVMLWNRGLDKKSGFSAKIHDSVNK comes from the exons ATGGAGAATAAACCATCACACTTTTCAGCTCTCTTATTCCTTCTAATTTCCCTTGTGTTATTTTCCACTGCAAATTGTGGCATTGTTACTTATTGGGGCCAAGGTATCCAAGATGAAGGTACATTAACAGAAGCATGTAACTCAGGACTTTATGAAACTGTTATCATAGCATTCCTAAGTGAATTTGGGAATTCTAAAAGTCCAAAATTGAATCTAGCAGGTCACTGTAACACTGTTCCTAATTGCCCAAAAGTTGGCAAAGGCATAAAACATTGCCATAAGAAAAAGGTCAAAGTCTTGCTCTCAATTGGAGGTGCTAAAGGAGGCTATGGATTATCATCTGCTGCTGATGCCAACCAATTAGCAGATTACTTATGGAATAACTTCTTGGGGGGACACTCAAGTTCAAG GCCATTTGGTGATGCTATATTGGATGGAATTGACTTTGACATAGAAGGTAATAGTGAACACCCAGAAAACTATGCAGTGCTAGCTAGGAAGCTAAGAGAATACATGGACAAGAACACATGGAAAAAGTTCTACCTAAGTGCTGCACCACAATGTCCATTCCCTGATCATAACCAAAATCCAGCACTCTCCAAAGTTCATTTCGACCTTGTCTTCATTCAGTTCTACAACAACCCTGATTGCCAAGTTGGCTCAAAGGCCTCAAGCCACTTCCGAAGAAGCTGGAATAAGTGGACTAAAACCATAAAAGCTCACAAGTTCTATGTTGGCCTCCTCGCCACGCCGGATGCTGGCACCGGTTACGTGACGCCGAAGACCGTCTTAAATGAAGTTTTGCCTTTTGTCAAGAAATCGCCCAAGTATGGAGGAGTCATGCTGTGGAATAGAGGACTGGACAAAAAAAGTGGATTTAGTGCCAAAATACATGATAgtgttaataaataa